From Larus michahellis unplaced genomic scaffold, bLarMic1.1 SCAFFOLD_373, whole genome shotgun sequence:
GTTTTACCTCGATTTTGGgagtgtcccgtcccccccccccccccccatgggggaCCTGGGGGTCAAAGGGGCTTCATtaaggggggggttgggggtcatTAAGCCCCCCCTATAGATCCTATAGGTACCCCAcaccctatagcccctatagagCCCTATAGATGGACAGGcaccccctatagcccccctgtgccccctatagccccccgtgccccctatagccccccctgcgccccctaTAGAGCCCTATAGAGGTATAGGCACCCCCTATAGCTCCCCCTGCGCCCCCTATAGAGCCCTATAGAGGTATAGGcaccccctatagcccccccgtgccccctatagccccccctgcgccccctaTAGAGCCCTATAGAGGTATAGGCACCCCCTAGAGCCCCCCTGcgccccctatagcccccctgcGCCCCCTATAGAGCCCTATAGAGGTATAGGCACCCCCTATAGCTCCCCTgtgccccctatagccccccctgcgccccctaTAGAGCGCTATAGAGGTATAGGCACCCCCTAGAGCCCCCCTGcgccccctatagccccccctgcgccccctaTAGAGTCCTATAGAGGTATAGGCACCCCCTATAGCTCCCCTgtgccccctatagcccccctgcGCCCCCTATAGAGCCCTATAGAGGTATAGGCACCCCCTAgagcccccctgtgccccctatagccccccctgcgccccctaTAGAGTCCTATAGAGGTATAGGCACCCCCTATAGCTCCCCTgtgccccctatagcccccccgtgccccctaTAGCTCCTCCTGCGCCCCCTATAGAGCCCTATAGAGGTATAGGcaccccctatagcccccctgcgccccctatagcccctatagacccctgtgggccccatagaccccctgtgccccctacagaccctctgccccccctatagaccctatagaccCCTGTGGCCCCTATAGAGCCCTATAGATATAGAGGGACCCCCCCATAGACCCTGTAGCCCCTCTGTGCCCCCTATAGTCCCTATAGAGCCCTATAGAGGTATAGAcaccccctatagccccccctgTGCGCCCTATAGCCCCCTATAGACCCTATAgccccccctgtgccccacaccCCCTATAGCCCCCTTAGCCCCtatgtgccccacagcccctatagctcccctgccccccccccatcccctatagccTCTGCGTGCCCCACATCCCCTATGGCCCCCATATACCCCCCCTTATCCCCTATGGCCCCTATACATCCCTGTATCCCCCGTAgcgtcccctatagccccccccatatcccctatagcccctatgGACCCACCCGGCCCCTATAGCCCCCGCACCCCCTatgtcccctatagccccccatagcccctccggtgtcccctatagccccagcgtgccccccaccccccataccgtcccctatagcccccatagcccctatagacaccccccccaccccctataGACCCCCCCGTGTGCCCTATAGCCCCCTCATCCCCTACAGCCCCTGCACATCCCCCTATCCCCCATAGatccctgtgccccccatagccccccggATCCCCTATAGCGCTCTCATCCCCTATAGCCCCCGTGTGCCCCTatagcccgccccccccccgtcccctatAGGCCCTAGACATCCCCGCACCCCCCCCATCTCGTCCCCTATAGCCCccgtacccccccccccatcccccatagCATCCCCTACAGACCCCCGGCTCGCCTATAGCCCCCGTGCCCCCCCTATAGCCCCTAGAGCCCCCCGtggcccctatagcccccccatagcccccgtacagccccgcagccccccccccagcatcccctaTAGACCCCCGTATCGCCTAtagccccgcccgccccgccccttACAGCCCCCTGCGgcccccccccggtccccacagccccctatagcccccccacagccccctatAGccgcccctatagcccccatagccccccccgcagccccccgaaccccccgcccctcccgctcACCTGCGTCACGTGACCGCCGccgcgcggggcacgccgggagctgtagtccgcCCCGCCCACCGCCCGAGGGCCACGCCCCCTCACCCTTGACCACGCCCCCCCGCGTGAGTAACCGCGCCCcgctcccccatccctcccaggccacgccccctcgaGAGAGACCACGCCCCCGCACGGTGAAAACCACGCCCCCTTcgcaggccacgcccccccccgcgaTCCATCGCTCGGCGGGTGGATCGCTCGCCCGGTCTctcggcgtggggggggggggggggggagagggagagggaatcGCTCGCTCGGCGCTCGGCGCGCCGCCCTGCGCAGCGCGGCGATGGCGGCCGCCGGGGCGGAGGAGCGGGGCCTGTTCGCCCAGGGGGTGCGGGCGGTGCTGGGCGGTTGGGCCGCGCTgcaggtggggacacgggggggggggacagacgggacaccgggggggggacacacgggacacggcggggggggggggggggggccacagggagccgggggagggtggccccggggggggacaggagctTGTGAGGGGGAAAGGGCGACAATGGGGGGGGCCACGGGACCGGGGGGGCCACAGGGAGGCGGGGGagggtggccccggggggggggagaggggcgtgagggtgggggggggcacaggggacatgggggggccacagggaggcgggggagggtggccccggggggggagaggggacatgggggggccacagggaggcggggagggtggccccggggggggacatggggggggacatgtgacgtgggggggggggggcgacagggacctttgcgggggggggggcggggacgggggactaagggggacatggggggggggggcccatgACACTTTGGGCCCCCCCAGtgacatggggtggggggggggggtggccacCGACGAGTCCCCGTGGCcaccttttggggggggggggggggggaggggacggcGCGGTGAcatcccccccccgtccccgtgtcccccccccgtcccgtcccccccccagctggcGGTGGCCCAGGGTTTCGGGGGCCCCCAGAGCCCCGAAAAAGCCGCCTGGTTGGTGGGGGCCCTGCAGGATTTTTTCACCCAAAACGGTGAGTTTCGCCCCTCGTAGCCCGGCCCAGTAGAAACCAGTAGAAACCAGTATGAACCAGTAGctcccagtagcctcccagtccagcccagttcccccccccaGGCTCTTATTGGCATCTTCCGGTCACGAAatgggcttcccagtgccccccagtgccatcccagtagctcccagtagAAACCAGTATGAACCAGTAAAAACCGGTATGTCCCCAATAGAAACCAGTAGGTCCCCAGtagcctcccagtccctcccagtccctcccagtccagcccagttccccccccccaggctcttATTGGCATCTTCCGGTCACGAAatgggcttcccagtgcccccagtgccatcccagtagctcccagtagAAACCAGTATGAACCAGTAAAAACCGGTATGTCCCCAATAGAAACCAGTAGGTCCCCAGtagcctcccagcccctccccagttcctcccagtccagcccagttcCCCCCCCGGGCTCCTATCAGTGTCCAGCACTCATAAAACGggcttcccagtgctccccagtcccgtcccagtagaaaccagtatgaaccagtagctcccagtagcctcccagcccctcccagtccagCCCGGTTCCCCCCCCGGGCTCTTATTGGCATTTTCCAGTCACGAAatgggcttcccagtgccccccagtgccatcccagtagctcccagtctCATCCCAGTAGTTCCCAGTAGAAACCAGTATGAACCAGTAAAAACCAGTAGCTCCCAGtagcctcccagcccctccccagtccctcccagtccagcccagttcCCCCCCCGGGCTCCTATCAGCTTCCAGCACTCATAAAACGggcttcccagtgctccccagtcccgtcccagtagaaaccagtatgaaccagtatgaaccagtagctcccagtagcctcccagcccctcccagtccagcccagttccccccccaggCTCTTATCGGCAATTTTCCAGTCACGAAATGggcttcccagtgctccccagtgccatcccagtagctcccagtagAAACCAGTATGAACCAGTAGAAACCAGTAGGTCCCCCAGtagcctcccagtccctcccagtccagcccagttcCCCCCCCGGGCTCCTATCAGCGTCCAGCACTCATAAAACGggcttcccagtgctcccagtcccgtcccagtagaaaccagtatgaaccagtagctcccagtagcctcccagcccctcccagtccagcccagttccccccccaggCTCTTATCGGCATCTTCCCGGTCACGAAatgggcttcccagtgccccccagtgccatcCTAGTAGCTCCCAGTCTcatcccagtagctcccagtacaaaccagtaTGAACCAGTAAAAACCAGTATGTCCCCAGTAGAAACCAGTAGGTCCCCAGtagcctcccagcccctccccagttcctcccagtccagcccagttcCCCCCCCGGGCTCCTATCAGCGTCCAGCACTCATAAAACGggcttcccagtgctccccagtcccgtcccagtagaaaccagtatgaaccagtatctcccagtagcctcccagtccagcccagttccccccccaggCTCTTATCGGCATCTTCCAGTCACGAAatgggcttcccagtgccccccagtgccatcccagtagctcccagtctCATCCCAGTAGTTCCCAGTAGAAACCAGTATGAACCAGTAAAAACCAGTAGCTCCCAGtagcctcccagcccctcccagtccagcccagttcccccccccagcctcttattggcatcttctggtcaCGAAatgggcttcccagtgccccccagtgccatcccagtagctcccagtctCATCCCAGTAGTTCCCAGTAGAAACCAGTATGAACCAGTATGAACCAGTAGCTCCCAGTagcctccccccctcccagtccagcccagttccccccccagcctcttgttGGCATCTTCCAGTCACGAAatgggcttcccagtgccccccagtgcccccgaGTTCCATCCCAGTgtcatcccagtgccccccagtgccatcccagtagctcccagtgcctcccagtacgtCCCAGTGGGCGGGGTAACCGTGTCCCCCCCAGAGGACCtggcggaggaggaggtggaggattTCCTGGCCGAGGTGATGGACAACGAGTTCGACACGGCGGTGGAGGACGGCAGCCTGCAGCTGGTAGGGCCCCAGTAGaaaccagtataaaccagtataaaccagtacaCCCCCACgagctccccagcacccccctcgTCGCTTCCAGTAcagcccagttcccccccccccgactccgaTGGGCGTCCCGGCGCCACCCTGGGTCCCTCCCGGCGCCTCTTAGTCCTCTCCCAGTAGGTTCCAGTATAAACCAGTACGTCCCCAGTagcctcccagccccttcccagtaTGTCGCAGGtcgtcccggcccccccccccacccccccagtatatcccagtcccctcccggtacgtcccagtgcctcccagtcccctcccagtacatcccagtcccctcccagtatatcccagtcccccccagttgCTTACCAGTAtatcccagtctctcccagtcccttcccagtaccctcccagtatatcccagtgcctcccaatcccctcccagtcccttcccagtcccctcccagtatatcccagtgcctcccaatcccttcccaaccccctcccagtatatcccagtgcgtcccagtcccctcccagtacatcccagtgcctcccagtccctgccaATCCCTTCCCAAcccccctcccagtatatcccagcaccttccagtcccctcccagtatatcccagtcactcccagtcccctcccagtatgtcccagtgcctcccaatcccctcccagtatatcccagtgcctcccagtcccttcccagccctctcccagtatgtcccagttcCTCCcaatcccttcccagtcccctcccagtatatcccagtgccctcccagtgccctcccagtatatcccagtcccttcccaatcccctcccagtatatcccagtccctcccagtgcctcccaatcccctcccagtatatcccagtcgcctcccagtacatcccagtgcctcccagtccctgccaATCCCttcccaatcccctcccagtgtatcccagtgccccccagtgccttcccagcccctcccagtatggcccagtccctcccagcccccgcccagtcccctcccagtatgtcccagtcccctcccagtccctcccagtccctcccagtgcctcctagtcccctcccagcccctcccagtccctcccagtatatcccagtcctctcccagtccccttccagtgtatcccagtgcctcccagtcccctcccagtatgtcccagtccctcccagtccttcccagtgcctcctagtcccctcccagcccctcccagtccctcccagtatatcccagtgcctcccagtcctctcccagtcccttcccagtcccctcccagtatgtcccagtcccttcccagtcccctcccagtatgtcccagtcccctcccagtccctcccagtatgtcccagcccctcccagtccctcccagtatatcccagtgcctcccagtcctctcccagtcccttcccagtcccctcccagtatgtcccagtcccctcccagtccctcccagtatgtcccagcccctcccagtccctcccagtatatcccagtgcctcccagtcccttcccagtcccctcccagtgtattccagtgcctcccagtcccctcccagtcccctcccagtccctcccagtatgtcccagtccctcccagtgcctcctagtcccctcccagcccctcccactccctcccagtatatcccagtccctcccagtatgtcacagtccctccccagcctcctcccagtgcctcccagtgcctcccagtgcctcccagtatcccccctccccgcaggtgAGCCGGCAGCTGGTGTCGCTCTTCgcccgggcgcgggggggggaggcggggggggaggcgggggaggggctgggggtgctcccccccccccaggtccccgtcccccccccggcgtgtccccctcccccccccccgccggcctccccccgggggggggcgaggaggaggagagcgaggaggaggaggaggtgaggtcGCCGATGATGTCATCGGAACGGGCGGGGACGCGCCGATGATGTCActtttattggggggggggggggctgccggtgGTGATGTCATCAAGCAGCGATGATGTCATGGACGGGGGGGAGGCCGGCCAATGGGGCAGTGGTGATGTCATCAAatacggcgggggggggggtgacgtcAGCAAGCTGGGGGCGGGGCAGTGATGATGTCACCACGCGGAGGGGAGGGCACGGTGATGATGTCATcaagctgctgggggggggagtgATGATGTCATCgagcgtggggggggggtggcgatGATGTCAGCgggttgcgggggggggcggggctttgccggggggggggggggggcagtgatGATGTcacggcccgggggggggggggggggggctgctgatGTCATTGACTCGGGGGCGGGCACTGATGACgtcacggggtggggggggtgatgtCATCAAAAGGGCGGGGACAcacccgcgggggggggggggggggggctgtgtcaCTCAATGAGGGGGTGGGACGTGATGGTGATGTCATGGGGGGGGTGGTGACGCTGATGACgtcatcccccctccccccccccccccccaggcgaTGGAGtgcggccccgcccctcccccctcGACGGCTGGACCCTGGTGCGAAGGCGgcgctgaggggggggggggggcggggcccctccccgcccctccccccaccctgccccgcccctcccccaccccgaccccccccccatccccccgtgggggggaggggcgggaataaaggccccgcccccccccgttttggggggggggggaggggcgggaagaGGCGGCCTGTGGTTTGTtatggggggggcgcgggggggggggggggggggggggcgaaaggGGCCCCTCCCATTATaacccagtatagcccagtgcctcccagagccctcccagtatgtcccagagccctcccagtatagcccggTGCCCCAAGACCCCCCCTCCCggtgcctcccagtataacccagtgcccCTAGagccatcccagtgcctcccagtataacccagtgcctcccagtatagcccagtgcctcccagagCCCATCCCAGTATGACCCAGacccctcccagtataacccagtgcccccagagcccatcccagtatgtcccagacccctcccagtatagcccagtgccccccagagcCCATCCCAAttcctcccagtatagcccagtgcttCCAGAGCCCATCCCAGTATgtcccagacccctcccagtatagcccagtgccccccagagccagcccagtgcctcccagtgtagcccagtgcctcccagtatagcccagtgccccccagagccctcccagtatgtcccagagccgtcccagtatagcccagtgccccccagagccatcccagtgcctcccagtatagcccagtgccccccagacccctcccagtatgtcccagacccctcccagtatagcccagtgccccaaGACCccatcccagtataacccagtgccTCCCAGACCCATcctagtccctcccagtgcctcccagtacagcccagggGTCCCAAAGCccgtcccagtgcctcccagtataacccagtatatCCCGACGCCTCCCAgacctctcccagtccctcccagtatattccagtatagcccagtgccccccagagtgcctcccagagccctcccagtatagcccagtgccccccagagccagcccagtgcctcccagtataacccagtgccTCCCAGACCCCTGCCAGTatctcccagtatatcccagtgcctcccagtataactcAGTgcctcccagacccctcccagtgcctcccagtatatcccagtgcctcccagagccctcccagtatgtcccagagccctcccagtatagcccagtgccccaagaccccatcccagtgcctcccagtatatcccagtgccccccagacccctcccagtatgtcccagaaccctcccagtataacccagtgccccccagacccctcccagtatgtcccagacccctcccagtgtagcccagtgccccccagagcccatcccagtgcctcccagtataacccagccCCCACTGGTGCCCCTCAGTCCATCTCCAGAGCGTCCCAGTcgctcccagtacatcccagtgcccccagtccgaCCTCCTTCCCCGCCCCTTCCAAGATGGCGCCCTGAGGGAGCGTCTCCACGGCAACGGGTGGGCGGGGCCACCCCGCGCCCGCCGATTGGCCGCCGCCTGCGcggcaaagggggggggggggggagaggagagggggcggTGCCGCGCGGCGAttggccggcggcggcggggtgggcggggcgcggcgggagcGCGGGAAGAGATGGCGGCGGGACGGCTGGAGCGCGCGCGGGGGTGAGCTCCCCTCAGGGGCGGCCGCCATCTTGGCCcacggcggggggacgggggggggggggtgtccccgtgtccccacgcgtgtcccttggggcgggggggtgtccccctgtccctgaggggtccccgtgtccccacgcgtgtccctgAGGGGGGCTCCGGCTCCTCACGCCTGTCCCTGAGGGGTCTCagtgtccccacgcgtgtccctgAGGGGTCCCCggagggctctggggtgtccccgtgtccccacgcgtgtccctgAGGGCGCTCCGGATCCTCACGCCTGTCCCTGGGGGGTCTCTGGGGTGGCTCCGTGTCCCTGAGGGGTCCCCGGGGGCctctggggtgtccccgtgtccccacgcgtgtccccaaGGGATCCCCGGATCCCCATGCCTGTCCCTgaggggtccccgtgtccccacgcgtgtccctgaggggtccccggggggctctgggctgtccccgtgtccccacgcgtgtccctcAGGGGGCTCCATGGCCCCACGCGTGTCCCTCAGGGGGTCTCagtgtccccacgcgtgtccttAGCATGTCCCTGGCTTGTCCCcacacgtccccatgtccccacgcgtgtccttAGTGTGTCCCTGGtgtgtccccacgcgtgtccttAGCGTGTCCCTGGtgtgtccccacgcgtgtccttAGCGTGTCCCTGGCATGTCCCTGGCATGTCCCCACAtgaccccgtgtccccacgcgtgtccttAGCGTGTCCCTGGCATGTCCCCatgcgtccccatgtccccacgcgtGGCCTTAGCGTGTCCCCatatgtccccacatccccatgtgtGTCTTTAGCATGTCCCTGGCGTGTCCTCATGTCTCCACGCGTGTCCTTAGCCTGTGCCTGACTTGTCCCCacgcgtccccatgtccccatgcgtGTCCTTAGTGTGTCCCTGGCGTGTCCCCACGCGTCCTCATGTCCCCACGTGTGTCCCTGGtgtgtccccacgcgtgtccttGGCCTGTCCCTGgcatgtccccacgtgtccccatgtctccACGCATGTCCTTAGCGTGTCCCTGGTGTGTCCTCATGTGTCCTTATGTCCCCACGTGTGTCCTTAGCGTGTCCCCACCTGTCCCCATGCCCCATATGTGTCCTTAACGTGTCCCTGACATGTCCCCACGTGTCCTTCTGTCCCCACACGTGTCCTTGGCATGTCCCTGGCATGTCCCCATGCGTCCCTGTGTGCCCATGCATGTCCTTAGCGTGTCCCTGGCGTGTCCCcacacgtccccgtgtccccggtgTGTCCCCACGTGTATCCTTAGCGTGTCCCTGGCATGTCCCCACGCGTGTCTGTAGCATGTCCCTGGTatgtcctcatgtccccatgtgtccctgtgtccccacatgtATCCTTAGTGTGTCCCTGGCGTGTCCCCatgcgtccccatgtccccacgcgtGACCTTGGTGTGTCCCCatatgtccccacgtccccatgtgtGTCCTTAGCATGTCCCTGGCGTGaccccatgtccccacgtgtgCCCTTAGCGTGTCCCTggtgtgtccccatgtgtcctCATGTCCCCACGCGTGTCTTTAAtatgtccccacgtgtccccataTCCCCACATGCGCCCTTAGCGTGTTCCTggcgtgtccccatgtccccacacatGTCCTTAGCGTGTCCCTggtgtgtccccatgtgtccccgtgtccccacacgtgtccctggcatgtccccacttgtccccatgtccccacgcgtgtccttAGCGTGTCCCTGgcatgtccccacgtgtccccatgtccccatgcgtGTCCTTAGCGTGTCCCTGgcatgtccccacgtgtccccatgcCCCATATGTGCCCTTAGCGTGTCCCTGGCGTGTCCCCACATGTCTTTCTGTCCCCATGCGTGTCCTTAGCGTGTCCCTGgcatgtccccacgtgtccccgtgtccccacatgtGTCCTTAGCATGTCCTTagtgtgtccccacgtccccacgcaTGTCCTTAgtgtgtccccacgtgtccccgtgtccccatgcgTGTCCTTAGTGTGTCCCATGCGTGTTCCCACGTGTCCTTAGTGTGTCCCTGTCacgtccccatgtgtccccatgtccccacacgtGTCCTTAGCGTGTCCCTGGGGAGTCCtcatgtgtccccatgtccgcATGCGTGTCTTTAACGTGTCCCTggcgtgtccccacgtgtccccatgcCCAATATGTGCCCTTAGCATGTCAGTGGCGTGTCCCC
This genomic window contains:
- the LOC141737069 gene encoding uncharacterized protein LOC141737069, translated to MAAAGAEERGLFAQGVRAVLGGWAALQLAVAQGFGGPQSPEKAAWLVGALQDFFTQNEDLAEEEVEDFLAEVMDNEFDTAVEDGSLQLVSRQLVSLFARARGGEAGGEAGEGLGVLPPPQVPVPPPACPPPPPPPASPRGGARRRRARRRRRRWSAAPPLPPRRLDPGAKAALRGGGGRGPSPPLPPPCPAPPPPRPPPHPPVGGRGGNKGPAPPRFGGGGRGGKRRPVSISRASQSLPVHPSAPSPTSFPAPSKMAP